A region of the Pelecanus crispus isolate bPelCri1 chromosome 1, bPelCri1.pri, whole genome shotgun sequence genome:
taagaaaaggaaaaaaaaagaaatcacagaatccAAATAGAAATTacaaatcttttttccccctctgtctcttattcataaaagcaaacacatatTTCACACTGGAGTTTGTGTGCTGGACAGCAGGGGGACCCTTACCCTCTGTCACAGCAGATGACTAGAGATACCTTGGTTGtacaaagacagacaaaaagtCACAGGGAAGGTCAAACATGCCAAAGCAGTCTGGTTCTGCACATCACAGTACGTCCCTAAAACAATAGCAAAAAGATCAGCTACTCCAATGAATAAAACTTGGCACTATGAACATGAAGCACAGCCCAGGACAGAACACCGTTGgaatccttttcttcttctttcatcagtattttaattattcacATGCCTAATTCTCTTATAGTAACACTAAAAGACGGTGAGGTTTTCTGTCAGCATCTATTCATGTTGCAGGTTCTAGTAGCAAAAAGGAGACCACACACTCAGTAAAATTTTCCTTGGCATCTTCAGTGTGAGATTCTGCTTGGAGAGGGGTTTCAGGGTGACACAGTTGCCAAAAATGTGCAGTTTCTGGCCTTAAATGATCATATGTCAAAGGCAGAACAGTTTTAAACACAGTCGTGTTCAGTTCAGGGCAGTCAGGACAGGAGTGGGGAGGTACAAAGGCAGCCACACTGTCTTTATAGAGAATACCTACTAATCATGAGAAGCACCAACGGCAGAGAAGCAAAACCTGGACCTTAATTTAAACTCTTCATGAAGATGTATCATTGATGTTGGTTAAACTGGTCATTTTGAAGAGGCTAAAGGCTAGACAaagagtggcaaaagcacctgAAGAATCAAAGTGTTACAGAAACAAGTCACCTCTCCCCTTCATGAACAccactagaaaaagaaacaaaatgctttaatCAAACAGGAGATGCCAGCTCTGAGTGGAGGAACATGAGTGGTTTTGGCACTCTCCTATCTCATGACAGAAAGTGTCCTAGATCAGTGAGATCTGAGAGAGGTACTTCCACTTCGTGGCAGAAGTGCTGTTTCGATAAGTCAGTCCTGAAGACTAGGAACACAAATCAGCAAGAATTGCCACCTGCCAAATGTTCTGTGTAGTGGGCACAAAGCTCAGGGAGGTTATGATATATCAGATGGATTATACTGATGGCCAGCACCTTAGGAAATTTATCCAAGCCTGTGGACACAAAAACTACTGAACATGGAACCAAGAAATCACCAGTGAATCATCAGCTGGTCATACCATTCCTGCCATGATCCATCTGTCACAGTCAACCACTGATTGAACaccagatgaaaaaaatcagagtaagCAAAGGCTTGATCCCAAACATCTCAGGAAATTCTTATGACAAAGCATGAGCTGGGGGATGTGGCTCAGACTGATGCCTGTGATATAAATGGTATTGCCCTATTTGAAGGGCCACAGGCTAGTATTTCCATAGGATGCTATCTCCTTGTCACTTTCTATGCATTTTTACATTGCTGTACATCAGTAAAACTGGCAGAGTTTGGGTCTTAACAATTCCAAGTATCACATGGAAGACATATCACCTCTAAGATGATATGATATGAGCCTGATGATATGATATGAGCCTGAAGAGTAACACTTCTAGACTTCATTCTTCCTGATATATAGTCTTTAATGATGAAGTAGCAGAATTTCAAATATTGGGTATAATCTAATGCTGATGCAGTGGATTTGTCTGCAAATTGTCTTCTGCCCTTGAGAACAACCTTTGCTCCAGTTTATTCACAGAGTGTTCTTCTTCAAGACAATAAGCTTTTCTAGTGTACACTGGGATGTCTAGATTCAGCAACTAGGtgttaaaatacatgaaaactaACAGGTGGTGTAGCCATATGAAAAAAGTTGTATACATTTGTGCATGCAGTGAATCCCTTGATATTATATCCCAGGACAGAATCATTCCCAATAGCAAGCAGAGTACAAGATAGcttgttttttcaaaacacacTGGAGCAATTCCTCAAAACACAAGTTTCTAAAGCTGACTCCTTTACTgcacctttttctgtttgtaccACAGCCTGCTTGTACCTCAGTGCTGCTGTATACTCTCAGATCACAAAGTCAATGATGGCACATACAAattttcacatgcaaaaaaaggagaaaattctgCTTCACTGCTTTGAAGTTTGAAACACTGGTGCAAAAGCTCCAACATATTAGCTGAATTGCTTGAATTGTTTTGCAGTCctgaagtcagaagaaaaattactgcaCCAGCCAATCTCTGAATCATTGCTTTCAATAACAGCACTAGAAAAAAGTTCTGTCAAGTTGGAGTTCCCCCCTCTAAGCTGAATGACAAAGCAGTATTGTTAGGCACAATGAACTTGATGAGTTAAACTGTCATATGAGTCCGATGTTGGAATAGCCATGGCTTAAAATATGTCCCACACAAAGAACCTTCAGTGGCTGCACATGTCAATTCTAGAGTGTAAGAGTTGGgtcagaggtaaaaaaaaaaaaaaaaaaaagcaagtcttaCATGCCCTATTTCATATATCCTATCTTCAGCTGAAGAGGGAATATTCTTTCAGTGTTCATTCTTACGTGTTTTGGGCTTAAATTTTAAAGTGCTATATGCCCCTTCCACGGCTTTGGGCAAGTACATGGGATGTCTTTCCAACCTCTTCCTAGAGCCAGTGGTTCTCCACTGGCCATTTCTTTGAGACTGGTTTGCAGCCTTTGCTGTTTGGGCAGTATCTTGTGAGTATCTCCGGGGAGCACGAAGGATCCAGTTTGAATGTAAACTGTGTTCACTTGTGCTAGTAGCAACTGAAAGACAGAAGATAATCTGGCGTTAACAGTTTGCCAGTGATATTTTTACATGCACAGTGAGAGAGCAGGGTGCGTGCTGGGCCCTTCCTGGAAGTAATGCTGAGGAACCAACCTGGTTTCACTGCAGGTTGTTGCTTGGAATGGGATTCATCTTACCTAGTATTTCAATGTCTGCAGTGTAAATACATGTGTCAGAGCTAGTCCCTTTATACACACTTTTAGGGCACAGCTAATCTGACCTGTTTCAGATATCCACCTTAGCCTAAGACAAAGGAGAGAAATGTCTGTTTCTCTTCACCGATTATACAGGACAGATGATGAGCTCAGATGGGCACATCCTCATTTAGTTGGGCAATGCCTTCCTTTCTGATGGAAATGTACCGTTATTTAGCCTCATCTCTAAATGTCGTCTTTTTTGCTAGTTGGAgagaaaacatccagccatttctcaatgagaaaaatgaaaaccagatgaagaagaaattatatttttatagctCTCCTCCGAAGACAGCTCAGGGTAGAGATGCAAGGGTGGAATTCAGCCCTGGGCAGAAGGCAAGCACTAATCCAGCACTACACATGCTACATTTGCTCACGTAATGGCCACACATAAAATAGCTGCACCCATTCAACAGGGAACAAGCAATGCATTTCTGTAGTTTCACATACTGCAGGTAATGGTCTTAGATTTGGGAAACAGAACTTGGAGAAAAACTGTGTCCATTAAATAAGCAAACATGATCTTACAATGCCACTCCTCCCTCTACCCTCTGCACACCAAAAGTAATCATATTACTGCTGGTTTATACTGCACCATCAAAATCAACATCCACATTTGGCAGATCCACATCAGGAACTCTCCGCCGTCTCTCTGAATCCAGGTCTGCAATAACTGAGTCAAAGAAAGCTATTGCTTCTCTTACATCTGAACCGGTCTGCGGGGTTTTTCTCTCCATGGGTATCTGTTGATCacatagggggaaaaaagggttaGCTAAAGGTTGGGCACAATGACTTCTTAATGAGCAAACTGTATAAGGAAACtgcaaaaattgtatttgattCTATACTTCAAGCTGTCAGAAAAGGACACAGGTCCAGATTACTCCACAGTTTGTAGTCAGCAACGAAAGCGGGACAGCAGTCTAACAAACGTCCATCTTGTTACATACTCAACATCAAACATCTTCCACTTGGGCACTGCTAGCCAGGTGTTATAAAATCCCTCAGAATCCCCATATCAGGCCATTTAATTAGGTGGCTAAATGACAGCTGGGCTTTGTGTCCAAATTTATTCTACCTAGCAGTAGGCACCTAATGAGACACACATTAGAAATGTAGTCATGCAGGGTTCCTTCTGTAATTAATGCAGGGCTCGAGTACCTTCAGAAGATGAGTCAGGCCTTAGGTAGGCTGAATTCCCCTCTGCAGGCAGCTCTTTCTCTTAGCTGCAGAGGGTTTGTGGGGTAACTTGGTTACTAATTTAAGCATCTTATTAAAATGCCTAGGTTAGGTGAAATGAATCCAGATATAAATTGCTAAAGTctttttgaaatagaaaaggaCTGTGTGTGCTAAAATATGAGTCATTCAACACTGTGATAATTCCCACAGGAAAGCCATGGGGTTTAAAATTAGGAGCCTATCTTGATAAAAAGGCAAATGCCTGTCTAGAAATGCCGAAGCAGTCATAAAGCCTCAGTTAGCAATTCCATAGGTCCATGTGGGATGAACACTTCCTGCCAGGTTCTACTTAATGAAGGGCTGTCTATTTCTCTGCCAGTCCAAGCCAGGTGTATTGCCAGGCAGCAATACCAAGTCAGAAAAGTACTACCTTGGGTttcaaacaagcaagcaaaaggTACATGCTGTATCACATCTCTGAAGGACCAGCTTGCTCCCCATTCTGTGGAGGCAGAGAGATGAGCTAGCTTATTCCCCTCCTGACATTATGGGTTGATTGACATCCTTACAAGTCTTAAAAGATAACTACTACCACACATCTACTGAAAATAGTGACTGCTATTATGACTAAGCCCGTATTGGttagaagacattttaaataaatgcctATGTCCTTCCAGCATTTGACACACCTCTCTATTCTTCTCTCTCACTAGACCCAATTGGCAAATTTTGCATCCACAGTCAGCCTGTAGTCCAGGCCCTGGGGATCTTTGGATTAAAGCTCCCATGAGGACAGGGTTGTCTGGACAAAGTACCTTCCCATTAATCATGCAGCAGGTAGGAGAAAGAAGTGAATTTCCACTGACAGGTAATTTAACACAGATAGTTACAGACAAAACCATTCAAGCCTGTTGATAAGATGAACCTTGCAATCTGTGAACACAAAATTTGTAGTTAGGCGGCAAAGTATTCTGGCTATTCTAGAAGTCTTCTtgactttttcctcatttttgcaAAGTCAGGGCTGTGCAGGTGTGACCCTGCCATTTGTGTTGGCAAGAATGACTCATATGGGTGGCATATCCTGACGATGTTCCTTTCTGTTCCTAAGAGGATGGCTTGTGGAGATAGCGTGCCAGCCAGTACCAGGGCTGTTCATACGTAAGAGCTAGCTGGCCACCGTCAGATGACAGTACTCTTAGCCTCAGCTTGTGGGAGATTCACTTGTTTGCCAGACCCAAGTTAAGCTTTTGGCATTTTTCTTAAGTGGTATTTTCAGTGGCAAATCTCAGaaattcacaaacctgcatgaACCCTAGTTGTGCAGAATCTATTTCCCAGCCTCCTGGTCCATGGTTTTAGCACTGTTTTGCACTCATTTTTTCCCACCTGGCTGATGGTTCGTCATGTACGGCTCTGCTACATCGCTGTTCAGCTCATCAGGGAACTAGCATGCTGTAAATCTCCACTGCCTCAAGCCAATCTTTGTGTAACAGTGCACAAAGTCAGTTCACAGACTGTTTCTATAGTGCTGAGATTCATCTCCTGGCACCTGGCACCACCAGGCCACTCTCCTGTATCTCAGTCATTCTCTTTGGATGTTTCCCTGGCCCTAAATAGTAATGCCTTTATAAAATCTATCTTCTTCAGACCACTGAGATTAGTATTGTTTCCTACTGTTATTCCTAGCTTCTGAGAATCACTGttcaaagcattaaaaagatGACATAAAGCccaataaaaccaaattaaaaattccCACTAACTGAATGGATATTAGatcaaaacataaaattaaaaaatatggtATCTAGCCATAAACATGTGAGCCTTTTCTTTGGTTAAGCAATGCCTGCAACAGAGCTCAGCTTCAGCCTTTCTGACATTCCGCTGTGACAGAACATCTAAATGTGGCAATACATTTTTGGTAAAGTCTACCTGGCCTAATCAGTAAGTCAGACATACATCCCTTCTTCCCACCATCCCCATTAGTATCCAGTTTAAAGACTGCACTGGGTAACCTGTGAGTCTTCTGTCAAACTCATGTTTGCAGTCGTGTTACCTAAACAGATCACCCACCTGCTGCAAACCTTTCCTTTGTCCTCACTGAATCAAGTCCAGAGTCATATTAATGACTGAACTGTCTAGAGACATGCAATCTATAAACTGCAACCAGAAGGAAGCTTTGCAATGCTTTTCTCTCTAGGATACACAGAAATAGTCTGCAAAAGgtgatatttcagttttatttttgtcgTGTCATTACAGTAAAAGGTGAAGAATTATACTGTCTCAAAATGACCTTCCAACTTATTAAttaacagagaaagaaacccTTAAGAATTCCTTATGCCCTACAGCCTATCAGTAGAGCTTGCACTGATGTTAAATGTAGCACTGGCAAGCTCTCTGACCAGTCAGAAAAAATCCTATTTGTTTCAATGAATTTACAATTATTTTGTGTAAGTAATTTTATGCCAGTAAAAAGGCTGCCAGTAAACCTAGGGATTACTGTGCTTGTCAATCATTAACAGCTATAAATAACCATAGTGGAGAATTCTGAGGCACTTAAGTAGCCTGTCAGAGTATTGAGAGGACAGCTCACTCTTTCATAACATGTTTTCAGATATTTCCCATACTCGCAtacctctttccttctcctattttctctcccctcacACAAACATAGACATATACATTTCTTTCCATGACCACGCATTCATACTTAATTTCATGCTACTCAGAAAGAATCTTAAGGTATTTAGCAGCATTTCAAATGATGCAACAGTAAAAAGACAGCCAGCTGAGACCAATAAAGCCAAAAATCAACATAGGTCGTATAGCTAATTGCTTCACGGTTTAAGACCAAGCACACGGGAAAAGTTCTTAAGAATTACCTTACAAAATTCTTTGGAAGGAAGTGGAAGAAATGACTTCTTTCCAGTTTTGGATGATTTTGTGGACGTTGGGGAATCTGCAGCCATATGCTTGGATTTCAAGTTATTGATGTTGTCAAGATATTTTTTCCGCAAGGCTAACAGATCCTGTAAGTACTTCAAGCAGTCCTGAGTCTTAGAGTACATCCAGTCTCTGTCTTCCTCTTTTGGCTGGAAGCAAGAGTCGATGCTGGTTgtacttttgcatttttttattggttCGCTAACTTTTTCCTGCTCACCTCCAAGGACATACATAGAAGTGCTGCGGACCAATCTCACTGCAGAACCTGTGCCATCACAGTAAGGGATGTCATCTGTCACATTTCTTCGGTGGGAGTAGGGGTGAAATATCGAATGGATCTTTTTGAACATAGTGTGTCACTTCCTCCCCTTTataccttttctctttcaattcCTTAATTTAACCCTAGATCTGGTAATCAGCTGCTGTTACTCTTGCCATCAGCAGACAGAATATTGTGCCACTTACTgtaatgaggagaaaaaaaacccctatccCTGCGCAAATTGCTTTCAGTCTAATACATTGTGAAGAGCATGATGGTAACGCAGAAGCGTGTTTTCTATTCCGTTTGCGTCAGTGAAACAGCTTTATCCTTTCCTCGGCTTAAAATACAGTACAGGAGGTCAACTCTCATGCTTTGACCTTTCATTTGACTGCCGCTCCCCATACAAAACATCAGCACCGAGGTCGAAATCCCCTCTTTCACGTTTCCTGCGCGCTGCTCGGTGCCCGCcaccgcctcccgccgccggccggcggGCGCTGGCCGTGGTGCTGAACCGCTGCCGCTCTCCAGCCAGCATCCATCCGCctcccggcggcggggagcggcagCCCGGCAGCCCTCTGCCGGGTGCTTTTTGGGAAGAGCTTGTTGAGATCAGCCTCGGCAGGGAGAAAAGTCTGAGTGGGGAAGGGTAGTTTCTGTCGGGTAGAGTTCAGCTGCTGGAAGAAGCGGCTCTGGGTTTCACCCGACAGTAACCAGGAGATGGTTGCAGCTACCTGATACCACGGCACTACTAGGAACAAAGTGGATTCAGATGTCAGGCTCTATTACACTCAATACAAAGACGCCCTGTGTAAGGgatgctgtaaaataaaacacGCTTCCAAAGTACTCATCTGGCAAAATATTGCAGACAGAAACCAATGAATTTGTATCTTTCCACATTAGTCCTTCTCCTAGATTAATGCAGGAACATTCAATACAATGGTTTGGATGACTGCTTTTTGGCTGAAAGCTGCTGAGTACATTGACTATTATTAGCATATTCAAGCATTGCTAGTATTTGTGTCTGTGTGACGACATGATGTATGCTTTAGAGATAAGTAGATAGCGAATTGGGTCATTTCTCATGACTAAGACAACcaacaactttttaaaagcaagcaggagTGTCCAGATTTACCATGTTCAAAAGAGTTTTCATAATTCATCCTGCTCAAGCATTGAGTGCTtgagaaaagaattattttgaaagccAATGGATATCACCCTGCAGACTCCACTGAGCAAATTTCTGCTAATGCCACTGGAAGTGCCAGTTGAAGGTTTAAGCATCCTAAGAGCTGTAGGATCTCAACAGGAAAGATAGATTCTAATATAAATTTGCATCCATTCCCTCAGGAACTCTGATTTACTGGATACCAAACTTATACCACAACCATCTTAAAACATgcactttcttccttttacttaTAGCTAAA
Encoded here:
- the C1H13orf42 gene encoding uncharacterized protein C13orf42 homolog; its protein translation is MFKKIHSIFHPYSHRRNVTDDIPYCDGTGSAVRLVRSTSMYVLGGEQEKVSEPIKKCKSTTSIDSCFQPKEEDRDWMYSKTQDCLKYLQDLLALRKKYLDNINNLKSKHMAADSPTSTKSSKTGKKSFLPLPSKEFCKIPMERKTPQTGSDVREAIAFFDSVIADLDSERRRRVPDVDLPNVDVDFDVATSTSEHSLHSNWILRAPRRYSQDTAQTAKAANQSQRNGQWRTTGSRKRLERHPMYLPKAVEGAYSTLKFKPKTRKNEH